In the archaeon BMS3Bbin15 genome, one interval contains:
- the ftsH1 gene encoding ATP-dependent zinc metalloprotease FtsH 1, translating to MYVNGGSHIQTFLDEWLIAKTREAEQKVGSYTEARPARFLKLKPAGYPLKDFSRNYPVNVSDEKLFEIYAKEQWMGATIKNGDFLFDQRLIPDFAFQVIKVLPAGDVMITENTRISLEKNNGERKVDYGVKFSDVIGHVKIKDKCKIIMQYLQEPEKFGYWAPRNVLFYGPPGTGKTMTAKALASETSANLFMIRATELIGEYVGDGSKRIHELYSAAVNSSPAIIFIDELDAVGLDRSYQSVRGDVSEIVNALLTELEGINDNAGIVTIAATNNPVMLDRALRSRFEEELSFELPGEKERLEILKFYSARLPLKLKANLKKYSQKTKGFSGRDLKDKLLKVSLHRAILDESKTVTKKHLDYALKQLENNQKVNEMLYT from the coding sequence ATGTATGTTAATGGAGGTAGTCATATTCAAACTTTCCTAGATGAATGGTTAATCGCCAAAACAAGAGAAGCAGAACAGAAAGTGGGAAGTTATACAGAGGCCAGACCTGCCAGATTTTTGAAATTGAAGCCAGCTGGCTACCCACTGAAGGACTTTTCAAGAAATTATCCTGTTAATGTCAGTGATGAGAAGCTTTTTGAAATTTATGCCAAAGAGCAATGGATGGGAGCGACTATAAAGAATGGTGACTTTCTCTTCGACCAGAGGTTAATTCCTGACTTTGCATTTCAGGTTATAAAGGTTCTGCCTGCCGGGGATGTGATGATAACAGAAAACACACGGATTTCCCTTGAAAAGAACAATGGAGAGAGAAAAGTAGATTATGGTGTGAAATTCAGTGATGTTATAGGCCATGTAAAGATAAAGGATAAATGCAAAATTATAATGCAATATCTTCAGGAACCTGAAAAATTCGGGTACTGGGCCCCCAGAAATGTACTTTTCTATGGCCCTCCCGGAACTGGCAAAACTATGACTGCCAAGGCTCTAGCCTCTGAAACATCCGCGAATCTATTTATGATAAGAGCAACTGAGCTCATAGGTGAGTATGTTGGTGATGGAAGCAAGAGGATTCACGAGCTATACAGTGCCGCAGTAAACTCTTCTCCTGCTATAATCTTTATTGATGAGCTTGATGCAGTGGGCCTAGACAGAAGTTATCAGAGTGTGAGAGGTGATGTGAGTGAAATCGTAAATGCTCTCCTGACTGAACTGGAGGGTATAAACGACAATGCTGGTATTGTGACTATAGCTGCCACAAATAATCCTGTCATGCTTGACAGAGCTCTCAGGTCAAGGTTTGAAGAAGAACTTTCCTTTGAACTTCCAGGAGAAAAAGAACGCCTTGAAATCCTTAAGTTCTATTCTGCAAGACTCCCCCTGAAACTCAAAGCCAATCTCAAAAAGTACTCACAAAAGACAAAGGGCTTCTCAGGTAGGGATTTGAAGGATAAACTTCTAAAAGTTTCTCTACATAGAGCTATACTGGACGAAAGTAAAACTGTAACAAAGAAGCATCTGGATTATGCTCTCAAGCAGCTTGAAAACAATCAAAAAGTTAACGAAATGCTCTACACCTGA
- a CDS encoding phosphodiesterase, with protein sequence MKKIGILSDSHDNMKLLKKAVEKLNKVEIELVLHAGDIVAPFSARLLGELKAPVRFVFGNNDGERQLLRKVVGELNSEIDDFLEIEFSGKNIALYHGTDRRILDLIVESQRYFLVATGHTHEKYIKKVGNTLVVNPGELCGYLTGEATFAVLDLEEGEVQFELLK encoded by the coding sequence ATGAAAAAAATAGGAATACTTTCAGATTCCCATGATAACATGAAACTTCTGAAAAAAGCAGTGGAAAAGTTGAATAAAGTCGAAATAGAACTCGTTCTTCATGCAGGGGATATAGTTGCGCCTTTTTCTGCCAGATTGCTTGGAGAGCTGAAAGCACCTGTCAGATTTGTCTTCGGTAATAATGATGGCGAAAGGCAGCTTCTGAGGAAGGTGGTAGGAGAACTGAACTCTGAAATTGATGACTTTCTTGAAATAGAGTTTTCAGGAAAGAATATTGCACTCTATCATGGCACAGACAGAAGGATTCTTGATTTAATTGTAGAGAGCCAGCGCTACTTCCTCGTGGCTACCGGGCATACCCATGAAAAATATATAAAGAAAGTAGGCAATACTCTTGTCGTAAACCCCGGGGAATTGTGTGGTTACCTGACAGGTGAAGCCACATTTGCAGTTTTGGATTTGGAAGAAGGAGAAGTGCAATTTGAACTGCTTAAATAA
- the zraR_2 gene encoding transcriptional regulatory protein ZraR yields the protein MAEILIVDDDREICSILKEILEEEGYHVDYVTSGDEALIEIDKGNYDIVITDLIMPKISGMDFLSYVKRYKPGIEIIMITAFGSIENAVEAMKRGASDYIEKPFKLKDIKTSIKRVLEEAKFKKVHEVLFVEGEEKDTEKILKVIANPIRCRALYTIYKKGVMCFTSIKNELQLEDPTRLSFHLRQLRESNLVSQDSSREYFVTPKGKRVIKLLKSFDAI from the coding sequence ATGGCAGAAATTCTGATAGTGGATGATGACAGGGAGATTTGCAGTATACTTAAAGAAATTCTTGAGGAGGAGGGCTACCATGTAGATTATGTTACCTCTGGTGATGAAGCTCTGATTGAAATAGATAAGGGTAATTATGATATTGTTATAACGGACCTCATTATGCCAAAGATATCTGGTATGGATTTTCTAAGCTATGTGAAGAGATATAAACCAGGTATTGAAATTATTATGATTACTGCCTTTGGTTCTATTGAGAATGCTGTTGAAGCTATGAAAAGGGGTGCATCAGATTATATTGAAAAACCCTTTAAGCTTAAGGACATAAAGACTTCTATAAAAAGAGTTTTAGAAGAGGCTAAATTTAAAAAAGTCCATGAGGTTCTTTTTGTTGAGGGAGAAGAAAAGGATACTGAGAAAATACTGAAGGTTATTGCCAATCCCATACGGTGCAGGGCTCTTTATACAATTTATAAGAAGGGAGTGATGTGCTTTACATCCATAAAGAATGAGCTACAGCTTGAAGACCCTACAAGACTCAGTTTTCATCTCAGGCAACTCAGGGAAAGTAATTTAGTATCTCAGGATAGCAGCAGGGAATATTTTGTCACTCCTAAAGGAAAGAGGGTAATCAAACTGCTAAAGAGTTTTGATGCCATTTAG
- the zraS_2 gene encoding sensor protein ZraS — MFKKNIVFTKNLIGLGIATIGIIINLNYFGYEFLTMGESRFVHHFFKELLEHMTILSLIIIFPVLGYFVNHNISERDKFQKKLKEQTDFISSVLNTVSLSIFTIDPDYKINTYNEASHWLFGYNLEEVVGKSVKFLFNNSNDFITVMEGVNKNGNYNNEVFLNSEKGVIPCFLSVRTLLNDTGDVRAYIFVAKDISAEKEKEELKNRIFLAEKLASIGKLAAGIAHEINNPLTSASLITESLIEKYSNIPELNSRLLRIKNRVDVASRIAREMLDISRGTKPELRNMNLREILNDAMETLEIPDNVEIKINMDEVRTFGDYKQLRRIFINLILNAMQAMPGGGKIEIYAVELEDRVIIRISDTGYGINREIIDKIFNPFFSTRDVGEGTGLGLFIVHELIDSFNGVIDVESDENKGTTFIITLPKN; from the coding sequence ATGTTCAAAAAAAATATAGTTTTTACGAAAAATTTAATTGGGCTGGGTATAGCTACAATTGGAATAATAATTAATCTGAATTATTTCGGTTATGAGTTTCTTACGATGGGAGAATCCAGATTTGTACATCATTTTTTTAAGGAGTTACTTGAACATATGACGATACTTTCTCTTATTATAATTTTTCCAGTACTTGGCTATTTTGTGAATCACAACATCTCGGAAAGGGATAAATTTCAGAAGAAACTGAAAGAACAGACTGATTTTATTTCAAGTGTTCTTAATACTGTCAGTCTCTCAATATTTACCATAGACCCAGACTATAAAATAAATACCTACAATGAGGCAAGCCATTGGCTATTTGGATATAACCTGGAGGAAGTGGTCGGAAAATCCGTAAAATTCCTTTTTAACAATTCAAATGATTTTATAACCGTCATGGAGGGGGTTAATAAAAATGGAAACTATAACAACGAAGTTTTTTTAAACTCAGAAAAAGGGGTAATACCATGTTTTTTAAGTGTAAGAACTCTTCTTAATGATACCGGCGATGTACGTGCATATATCTTTGTAGCTAAAGATATATCTGCTGAGAAGGAGAAGGAAGAACTAAAAAACAGGATATTTCTAGCAGAAAAGCTTGCTTCAATAGGAAAACTCGCTGCTGGTATTGCTCATGAGATAAATAATCCTCTTACAAGTGCGTCTCTGATTACTGAAAGTCTAATTGAAAAGTACAGCAACATACCGGAGCTGAATTCCAGACTTCTGAGGATTAAAAACAGGGTGGATGTTGCAAGTAGAATTGCCAGGGAAATGCTGGATATATCAAGGGGAACAAAACCTGAACTGAGGAATATGAATCTCAGGGAGATTTTGAATGATGCTATGGAAACTCTTGAAATACCAGATAATGTGGAGATTAAAATCAATATGGATGAGGTAAGGACTTTTGGTGATTATAAACAGTTACGCAGAATTTTTATTAATTTAATTTTAAATGCTATGCAGGCTATGCCAGGTGGTGGAAAAATTGAGATTTATGCAGTAGAACTTGAAGATAGGGTGATTATAAGAATTTCTGATACAGGTTATGGTATAAACCGTGAAATAATTGATAAAATTTTCAATCCTTTTTTTTCTACAAGAGATGTGGGTGAAGGCACTGGTTTGGGCTTATTTATTGTCCATGAATTGATTGACAGCTTTAATGGGGTGATTGATGTCGAAAGTGACGAAAACAAAGGAACAACCTTTATTATAACTCTTCCAAAAAATTAG
- a CDS encoding ferritin-like domain protein, whose product MDIVEMLNSDLSGEIEAILVYMRNSTVALGNVCETGHELEEIALDEMRHADWLSGLIVNLGGKPAMVHRELDFGGRTASDFLKRGIELEKGGIEMYKEHISAIDNIKVKEKLQHILKEEEWHLKEFEELLEEQD is encoded by the coding sequence ATGGATATTGTTGAAATGTTGAATAGTGACCTGAGTGGTGAAATTGAGGCAATTCTGGTTTATATGAGGAATTCCACTGTTGCTCTTGGAAATGTGTGTGAAACTGGTCATGAACTTGAAGAAATTGCTCTGGATGAGATGCGACATGCTGACTGGCTCTCTGGCCTTATTGTTAACCTCGGAGGGAAGCCTGCAATGGTGCACAGAGAACTTGATTTTGGAGGTAGGACTGCCAGTGACTTTTTAAAGCGAGGAATAGAACTTGAGAAGGGCGGCATTGAGATGTATAAAGAGCATATCTCTGCTATTGATAATATTAAAGTTAAGGAGAAGCTCCAGCATATTCTTAAGGAAGAGGAATGGCATTTAAAAGAGTTTGAAGAGCTTCTCGAGGAGCAGGATTAA
- a CDS encoding kinase binding protein CGI-121 → MKFFALKCEEAVDHEALENLPEIQISDARAVAGEEHIAFAIAQAQRAFSNSCNISNNKQIEVLIRASAQHQISVAIDRLGVDNARDVVVIAEMFPEEFIRQYKCRECKKVLEITPEKLDYIKKLFNITERELEAAGAGSFDERREAIKNIIIERIALLNL, encoded by the coding sequence ATGAAGTTTTTTGCTTTGAAGTGTGAAGAAGCTGTGGACCACGAAGCTCTCGAGAACCTGCCAGAAATCCAGATTTCTGATGCCAGAGCCGTTGCAGGCGAAGAGCATATTGCCTTTGCAATTGCCCAGGCACAGAGAGCTTTCAGTAATAGCTGCAATATATCTAATAATAAACAGATTGAGGTTCTTATAAGAGCCTCTGCCCAGCACCAGATAAGTGTTGCTATTGACAGGCTCGGTGTTGATAATGCCAGAGATGTCGTTGTGATTGCTGAGATGTTCCCGGAGGAATTTATCAGGCAATATAAATGCAGAGAATGTAAAAAAGTGCTGGAGATAACTCCTGAGAAGCTTGATTATATCAAAAAACTTTTCAATATAACTGAGAGAGAACTTGAAGCAGCAGGTGCAGGAAGTTTTGATGAGAGGAGAGAAGCTATAAAGAATATAATTATTGAAAGGATAGCCCTTCTCAACCTATAG
- the dsbD gene encoding thiol:disulfide interchange protein DsbD precursor: MDLQLIFLSFVAGIVSITSPCVFPLIPVVMAGSTGSKLRPVFIVLGIAISFTLMGVITSQVGSMAGAEISRSFRLVGIALIIIMGFFLVSDKLNNYFIMYSSVLMNKLNLATSSGMGEGWGGALILGVSLGVVWIPCVGPVLGTVLTAVAMKGEVLVGGLSLFLYSIGIGIPMLAVAYLGKYATSRMEGISKYNKSIKKVAGIIIIIAGIAFYFGIDRQIQAILAPYFPELGLGL; this comes from the coding sequence ATGGATTTACAGCTTATCTTTTTATCCTTTGTGGCCGGTATAGTTAGCATTACTTCGCCCTGTGTTTTTCCTCTGATACCTGTTGTTATGGCAGGGAGTACAGGTTCAAAGCTAAGACCTGTTTTTATTGTTCTTGGAATAGCCATTAGCTTTACTCTGATGGGAGTTATAACCTCTCAGGTTGGGAGTATGGCTGGAGCTGAAATAAGCAGGAGTTTCAGGCTTGTGGGCATAGCTCTTATTATTATAATGGGATTTTTCCTTGTCTCGGATAAACTCAATAATTATTTTATTATGTACTCTTCTGTTCTTATGAATAAGTTAAATCTGGCTACCTCATCTGGAATGGGAGAAGGATGGGGTGGTGCCCTCATTCTCGGTGTATCTCTCGGGGTTGTATGGATACCATGCGTTGGTCCTGTTCTTGGCACTGTGCTCACAGCAGTTGCCATGAAAGGAGAGGTTCTCGTTGGCGGGCTGTCTCTTTTCCTTTATTCTATCGGTATTGGAATACCTATGCTGGCAGTGGCTTATCTCGGTAAGTATGCAACCTCAAGGATGGAGGGCATCAGCAAATATAACAAGAGTATAAAGAAGGTGGCTGGAATAATAATTATAATTGCGGGTATTGCCTTCTACTTTGGAATTGACAGGCAGATACAGGCCATCCTTGCTCCTTATTTCCCGGAACTTGGGCTCGGGCTATGA
- the argD gene encoding acetylornithine aminotransferase produces the protein MQEFIEKDRKYIAQTYSRLPVVFKEGKGVILRDIEDKEYIDCIAGIAVLNLGHSHPRIVEAIADQASRLMHTSNLYYIENQISLAERLYKLSGGYRSFFCNSGAEAVESALKLTRKYSGRKEIIAMKNSFHGRTLGALSATGQEKYKRDFEPLLQWFKHIEYGSLTALEKAVSGDTGAVILEPIQGEGGIIVPPRDYLRGVREICEDKDVLLIFDEVQTGMGRVGELFAWQHFEVEPDIFTLAKALGSGLPIGAMLAKAEVMEAFKPGDHASTFGGNPFATRVAGETVDVLHDEKLIGASKRLGKYFMKRLEELKEKHRLVKEVRGRGMMIGLELNRSCLGIVNQGMKLGLLLNCIHDTTLRFTPPLVITEVQIDEVIDRLDTILGEIERKLPPANARGFPSEVE, from the coding sequence ATGCAGGAGTTTATTGAAAAGGATAGGAAGTATATAGCCCAGACATATTCAAGACTTCCAGTAGTTTTTAAGGAGGGTAAAGGTGTTATTCTCAGGGATATAGAAGATAAAGAGTATATAGACTGTATAGCTGGAATAGCTGTATTGAATCTGGGACATTCTCATCCGAGAATTGTTGAAGCCATAGCGGACCAGGCTTCCAGACTGATGCACACTTCAAATTTATATTATATTGAAAATCAGATTTCTCTTGCTGAGAGACTCTATAAGCTCTCTGGAGGCTACAGGAGCTTTTTCTGTAATTCAGGTGCTGAGGCAGTGGAATCTGCTTTAAAGCTGACAAGGAAATACAGTGGCAGAAAGGAGATAATAGCCATGAAAAACTCCTTTCACGGAAGAACTTTAGGAGCGCTTTCGGCAACAGGACAGGAGAAGTATAAAAGAGATTTTGAGCCTCTCCTGCAGTGGTTCAAACACATAGAGTATGGCAGTCTTACAGCCTTGGAAAAAGCTGTTTCAGGTGATACAGGTGCTGTCATTCTTGAACCGATTCAGGGTGAGGGTGGAATAATTGTGCCTCCCCGTGACTACCTCAGAGGAGTCAGGGAAATCTGCGAGGATAAAGATGTTCTTCTGATTTTTGATGAGGTTCAGACGGGTATGGGCAGAGTGGGAGAGCTCTTCGCCTGGCAGCACTTTGAAGTTGAACCTGATATATTCACTTTGGCAAAAGCTCTCGGTTCAGGCTTACCAATAGGTGCCATGCTTGCAAAAGCTGAGGTTATGGAAGCCTTTAAGCCCGGGGACCATGCTTCCACATTCGGAGGAAATCCTTTTGCAACAAGAGTTGCGGGAGAAACTGTGGATGTACTCCATGATGAGAAACTTATAGGGGCGAGCAAAAGGCTGGGAAAATATTTCATGAAAAGGCTTGAAGAACTAAAGGAGAAGCACAGGCTGGTTAAAGAAGTTCGTGGCAGAGGTATGATGATTGGTCTGGAGCTTAATAGAAGTTGCCTGGGTATTGTAAATCAGGGGATGAAACTTGGGCTGCTTCTCAACTGTATTCATGACACAACACTGAGGTTCACTCCACCTCTTGTGATCACAGAGGTTCAGATAGATGAGGTTATAGATAGGCTCGATACTATTCTGGGAGAAATTGAGCGTAAACTACCCCCAGCTAACGCCAGGGGCTTTCCATCAGAGGTTGAGTAA
- a CDS encoding putative transposase DNA-binding domain protein, producing MKKAILLNFLPLTSKKQNILDTLLAEYLRVLNLTLKQLPNAKSSTELHHLTYSDIRKTSFLPSDIVEEARKDVWAKRKTIKERFTRCSVRLNKRWFKFFKTDRGTPSFKLTYSPRKHFVIPVRIDGSYKRFEEFLKAGWNIKTISLLNGKIAVNIEKEYPEVSDNKRNVIGIDIGSSTLAAVTVYAPRKARVIKQLYFGRDVASRQRKYEDRLAKLRSHADKGSEKAKRYLKKLKHKQANFVKTRSAQIAKEIVNLALKYNASVAVEKLSIRGRKHRLNRRANRRANRKINHIPYAQFREFIKSNSSKYEIPFQPVDAYHTSKWCPRCGALNKGHSSNNYAIYKCNRCGMIVNSDRKASLAVAIKSALVRELQGLTRPFLLSQFTRAGVAVNQLFCPDDGVLSGAVHFTQPLMESPWR from the coding sequence TTGAAAAAAGCTATATTACTTAATTTCCTTCCCTTAACATCAAAGAAGCAAAATATCCTTGATACCCTCTTAGCTGAATATCTCAGAGTTCTCAATCTCACCTTAAAACAGTTACCCAATGCCAAATCTTCTACAGAACTACACCATTTAACATATTCAGACATACGTAAAACCTCCTTTCTTCCCTCTGACATTGTTGAGGAAGCCCGAAAAGATGTTTGGGCAAAAAGAAAAACTATCAAAGAGAGATTCACCAGATGTTCTGTCAGACTCAACAAAAGATGGTTTAAGTTCTTTAAAACCGATAGAGGAACACCTTCTTTTAAACTCACCTATTCTCCACGTAAACATTTTGTTATTCCTGTCAGAATTGATGGGAGCTATAAACGATTTGAAGAATTTCTTAAAGCTGGCTGGAACATTAAAACTATCTCCCTTCTTAATGGAAAGATTGCAGTTAATATTGAAAAGGAATATCCAGAAGTTAGTGATAATAAAAGGAATGTTATAGGTATTGATATTGGCTCTTCTACTCTCGCTGCTGTAACAGTTTATGCTCCCAGAAAAGCCAGAGTGATTAAACAGCTTTATTTTGGCAGGGATGTTGCAAGCAGGCAGAGAAAGTATGAAGATAGACTTGCAAAGCTTAGAAGCCATGCTGATAAAGGTTCTGAAAAGGCTAAGAGATACCTTAAAAAACTTAAACATAAACAGGCAAACTTTGTTAAGACCAGAAGTGCTCAAATTGCTAAAGAAATTGTAAACCTTGCTCTCAAATACAATGCTTCTGTAGCTGTTGAAAAACTCAGTATTCGTGGTAGAAAACACAGGCTTAACAGAAGGGCTAACAGAAGGGCTAATAGAAAGATTAACCATATTCCTTATGCTCAATTCAGAGAGTTTATTAAAAGTAATTCTTCTAAATATGAAATTCCTTTTCAACCAGTTGATGCTTATCACACTTCGAAGTGGTGTCCCAGGTGCGGTGCACTTAATAAAGGACACTCTTCCAATAACTATGCTATCTATAAATGCAACAGGTGTGGTATGATTGTGAATAGTGACAGGAAAGCCTCGCTGGCTGTTGCTATCAAATCTGCTCTGGTGCGGGAGCTTCAAGGTCTCACCAGACCTTTTCTGCTCTCCCAGTTTACCAGAGCTGGAGTTGCTGTAAACCAGCTCTTCTGTCCAGATGATGGGGTTCTCAGTGGTGCGGTGCATTTTACTCAACCTCTGATGGAAAGCCCCTGGCGTTAG